A single window of Lutzomyia longipalpis isolate SR_M1_2022 chromosome 1, ASM2433408v1 DNA harbors:
- the LOC129797213 gene encoding inositol-trisphosphate 3-kinase B isoform X4: MEARVEWHAVEGVYCTSLPSGWRKLRNIVQWTPFFQTYKKQRYPWVQLAGHQGNFKAGPDQGTVLKKLCPKEEMCFQILMKDVLRPYVPEYKGQVTSDDGEFYLQLQDLLSDFYQPCVMDCKIGVRTYLEEELSKAKEKPKLRKDMYEKMIQIDPSAPTEDENRVKGVTKPRYMVWRETISSTATLGFRIEGIKKADGTSSKDFKTTKSREQILQSFRDFVETFPHAVPKYIHRLKAIRVTLECSEFFKSHEVIGSSLLFVHDRTQASIWLIDFAKTIPLPSNVKIDHNNKWKVGNHEDGYLIGINNLIDIFTELEAHLASPIASTSPQTPSVMSLVDRIPILSLSSENDNTSNNNNNNNNDTM, translated from the exons ATGGAGGCACGTGTCGAATGGCATGCTGTGGAAGGAGTGTACTGTACATCATTA CCATCGGGATGGCGCAAATTGCGCAACATTGTCCAGTGGACGCCATTCTTCCAAACATACAAGAAGCAGAGGTATCCTTGGGTACAGCTCGCAGGACACCAAGGCAACTTCAAGGCGGGCCCTGATCAAGGAACAGTATTAAAGAAACTTTGTCCCAAGGAAGAGATGTGTTTTCAG ATTCTCATGAAAGACGTCCTGCGACCATATGTTCCGGAATACAAAGGGCAAGTAACGAGCGATGATGGTGAAT TTTACCTTCAACTACAAGATCTGCTGAGTGACTTTTACCAGCCGTGCGTGATGGACTGCAAAATTGGCGTACGAACTTATCTGGAGGAGGAGCTATCGAAAGCCAAAGAGAAGCCCAAGCTGCGGAAAGACATGTATGAGAAAATGATCCAAATTGACCCGAGTGCTCCCACGGAGGATGAGAATCGTGTCAAAGGTGTCACAAAGCCACGGTACATGGTATGGCGAGAAACGATCTCAAGTACGGCAACACTTGGCTTTAGGATAGAG GGTATCAAAAAGGCTGATGGTACGAGCTCGAAAGACTTCAAAACCACAAAGTCACGGGAACAAATTCTGCAGTCATTCAGAGACTTTGTTGAAACTTTCCCACACGCCGTG CCAAAATATATTCACCGTCTAAAAGCAATTCGAGTGACACTTGAGTGCTCAGAATTCTTCAAATCTCACGAAGTGATTGGGAGCTCACTTCTCTTTGTCCACGATCGCACACAAGCTAGCATTTGGCTGATTGATTTTGCCAAGACAATCCCTTTACCGTCCAATGTTAAAATTGATCACAACAACAAGTGGAAGGTGGGAAACCACGAGGATGGCTATCTCATTGGCATCAACAATCTCATTGACATTTTTACGGAACTTGAGGCCCACCTTGCCTCGCCGATTGCCTCTACGAGTCCTCAAACACCTTCTGTCATGTCTCTCGTGGATCGCATTCCTATCCTATCACTCTCATCGGAGAACGACAACACCAGCAATAAtaataacaacaacaacaatgaCACCATGTAG
- the LOC129797213 gene encoding inositol-trisphosphate 3-kinase B isoform X3, whose protein sequence is MALYPTLMETLLAKKIEMAAQQGGAGPGGSRLFRTDSLDSTSSIGSLGSMALGEDVCRCDDCLLGIVDLYTISAVEQALSKKKPSGWRKLRNIVQWTPFFQTYKKQRYPWVQLAGHQGNFKAGPDQGTVLKKLCPKEEMCFQILMKDVLRPYVPEYKGQVTSDDGEFYLQLQDLLSDFYQPCVMDCKIGVRTYLEEELSKAKEKPKLRKDMYEKMIQIDPSAPTEDENRVKGVTKPRYMVWRETISSTATLGFRIEGIKKADGTSSKDFKTTKSREQILQSFRDFVETFPHAVPKYIHRLKAIRVTLECSEFFKSHEVIGSSLLFVHDRTQASIWLIDFAKTIPLPSNVKIDHNNKWKVGNHEDGYLIGINNLIDIFTELEAHLASPIASTSPQTPSVMSLVDRIPILSLSSENDNTSNNNNNNNNDTM, encoded by the exons ATGGCACTCTATCCAACACTGATGGAAACGCTTCTGGCAAAGAAAATAGAGATGGCGGCACAGCAGGGTGGCGCCGGTCCAGGCGGAAGTCGCCTCTTCCGAACAGACTCTCTGGACTCCACGAGCAGCATTGGTTCACTGGGTTCCATGGCATTAGGAGAAGATGTCTGCCGATGCGATGATTGCCTCTTAGGAATTGTTGACCTTTACACAATCAGTGCGGTGGAGCAGGCATTATCTAAGAAAAAG CCATCGGGATGGCGCAAATTGCGCAACATTGTCCAGTGGACGCCATTCTTCCAAACATACAAGAAGCAGAGGTATCCTTGGGTACAGCTCGCAGGACACCAAGGCAACTTCAAGGCGGGCCCTGATCAAGGAACAGTATTAAAGAAACTTTGTCCCAAGGAAGAGATGTGTTTTCAG ATTCTCATGAAAGACGTCCTGCGACCATATGTTCCGGAATACAAAGGGCAAGTAACGAGCGATGATGGTGAAT TTTACCTTCAACTACAAGATCTGCTGAGTGACTTTTACCAGCCGTGCGTGATGGACTGCAAAATTGGCGTACGAACTTATCTGGAGGAGGAGCTATCGAAAGCCAAAGAGAAGCCCAAGCTGCGGAAAGACATGTATGAGAAAATGATCCAAATTGACCCGAGTGCTCCCACGGAGGATGAGAATCGTGTCAAAGGTGTCACAAAGCCACGGTACATGGTATGGCGAGAAACGATCTCAAGTACGGCAACACTTGGCTTTAGGATAGAG GGTATCAAAAAGGCTGATGGTACGAGCTCGAAAGACTTCAAAACCACAAAGTCACGGGAACAAATTCTGCAGTCATTCAGAGACTTTGTTGAAACTTTCCCACACGCCGTG CCAAAATATATTCACCGTCTAAAAGCAATTCGAGTGACACTTGAGTGCTCAGAATTCTTCAAATCTCACGAAGTGATTGGGAGCTCACTTCTCTTTGTCCACGATCGCACACAAGCTAGCATTTGGCTGATTGATTTTGCCAAGACAATCCCTTTACCGTCCAATGTTAAAATTGATCACAACAACAAGTGGAAGGTGGGAAACCACGAGGATGGCTATCTCATTGGCATCAACAATCTCATTGACATTTTTACGGAACTTGAGGCCCACCTTGCCTCGCCGATTGCCTCTACGAGTCCTCAAACACCTTCTGTCATGTCTCTCGTGGATCGCATTCCTATCCTATCACTCTCATCGGAGAACGACAACACCAGCAATAAtaataacaacaacaacaatgaCACCATGTAG
- the LOC129797213 gene encoding inositol-trisphosphate 3-kinase A isoform X1 produces the protein MPICSCPVVVISEDYDRMSCREFHYKDGECVKDVDSADMEEEHDEKSTSRKAPYTRKKSSSNLYRKANATNEKPRFLIAHTGHSTHQTSPGSLRKQLLSRRTPSPSSTVSASLCPGYDQYQMALLEVPMPRDFGDASSDDLSSEWDSDAPDNRFPVKEIKPSGWRKLRNIVQWTPFFQTYKKQRYPWVQLAGHQGNFKAGPDQGTVLKKLCPKEEMCFQILMKDVLRPYVPEYKGQVTSDDGEFYLQLQDLLSDFYQPCVMDCKIGVRTYLEEELSKAKEKPKLRKDMYEKMIQIDPSAPTEDENRVKGVTKPRYMVWRETISSTATLGFRIEGIKKADGTSSKDFKTTKSREQILQSFRDFVETFPHAVPKYIHRLKAIRVTLECSEFFKSHEVIGSSLLFVHDRTQASIWLIDFAKTIPLPSNVKIDHNNKWKVGNHEDGYLIGINNLIDIFTELEAHLASPIASTSPQTPSVMSLVDRIPILSLSSENDNTSNNNNNNNNDTM, from the exons ATGCCAATTTGTTCCTGTCCTGTTGTTGTGATCAGTGAGGACTACGACAGGATGAGTTGCCGCGAGTTTCACTACAAAGATGGGGAATGTGTTAAGGATGTGGATAGTGCAGATATGGAGGAGGAACATGATGAGAAGTCTACATCGAGAAAAGCTCCATATAcaagaaagaaaagctcatCGAATTTGTACAGAAAAGCAAATGCTACAAATGAGAAACCGAGATTTCTCATTGCTCATACGGGCCATTCAACTCATCAGACATCTCCTGGTAGTCTGAGGAAGCAACTTCTGTCCAGGCGAACCCCATCACCATCCTCAACTGTCAGTGCTAGCCTCTGCCCCGGATATGATCAATATCAAATGGCTCTTCTCGAGGTGCCAATGCCCAGAGATTTTGGAGATGCTTCAAGCGATGATCTCAGCTCAGAATGGGACTCCGATGCACCGGATAATCGATTCCCTGTCAAGGAAATTAAG CCATCGGGATGGCGCAAATTGCGCAACATTGTCCAGTGGACGCCATTCTTCCAAACATACAAGAAGCAGAGGTATCCTTGGGTACAGCTCGCAGGACACCAAGGCAACTTCAAGGCGGGCCCTGATCAAGGAACAGTATTAAAGAAACTTTGTCCCAAGGAAGAGATGTGTTTTCAG ATTCTCATGAAAGACGTCCTGCGACCATATGTTCCGGAATACAAAGGGCAAGTAACGAGCGATGATGGTGAAT TTTACCTTCAACTACAAGATCTGCTGAGTGACTTTTACCAGCCGTGCGTGATGGACTGCAAAATTGGCGTACGAACTTATCTGGAGGAGGAGCTATCGAAAGCCAAAGAGAAGCCCAAGCTGCGGAAAGACATGTATGAGAAAATGATCCAAATTGACCCGAGTGCTCCCACGGAGGATGAGAATCGTGTCAAAGGTGTCACAAAGCCACGGTACATGGTATGGCGAGAAACGATCTCAAGTACGGCAACACTTGGCTTTAGGATAGAG GGTATCAAAAAGGCTGATGGTACGAGCTCGAAAGACTTCAAAACCACAAAGTCACGGGAACAAATTCTGCAGTCATTCAGAGACTTTGTTGAAACTTTCCCACACGCCGTG CCAAAATATATTCACCGTCTAAAAGCAATTCGAGTGACACTTGAGTGCTCAGAATTCTTCAAATCTCACGAAGTGATTGGGAGCTCACTTCTCTTTGTCCACGATCGCACACAAGCTAGCATTTGGCTGATTGATTTTGCCAAGACAATCCCTTTACCGTCCAATGTTAAAATTGATCACAACAACAAGTGGAAGGTGGGAAACCACGAGGATGGCTATCTCATTGGCATCAACAATCTCATTGACATTTTTACGGAACTTGAGGCCCACCTTGCCTCGCCGATTGCCTCTACGAGTCCTCAAACACCTTCTGTCATGTCTCTCGTGGATCGCATTCCTATCCTATCACTCTCATCGGAGAACGACAACACCAGCAATAAtaataacaacaacaacaatgaCACCATGTAG
- the LOC129797213 gene encoding inositol-trisphosphate 3-kinase A isoform X2: protein MSCREFHYKDGECVKDVDSADMEEEHDEKSTSRKAPYTRKKSSSNLYRKANATNEKPRFLIAHTGHSTHQTSPGSLRKQLLSRRTPSPSSTVSASLCPGYDQYQMALLEVPMPRDFGDASSDDLSSEWDSDAPDNRFPVKEIKPSGWRKLRNIVQWTPFFQTYKKQRYPWVQLAGHQGNFKAGPDQGTVLKKLCPKEEMCFQILMKDVLRPYVPEYKGQVTSDDGEFYLQLQDLLSDFYQPCVMDCKIGVRTYLEEELSKAKEKPKLRKDMYEKMIQIDPSAPTEDENRVKGVTKPRYMVWRETISSTATLGFRIEGIKKADGTSSKDFKTTKSREQILQSFRDFVETFPHAVPKYIHRLKAIRVTLECSEFFKSHEVIGSSLLFVHDRTQASIWLIDFAKTIPLPSNVKIDHNNKWKVGNHEDGYLIGINNLIDIFTELEAHLASPIASTSPQTPSVMSLVDRIPILSLSSENDNTSNNNNNNNNDTM, encoded by the exons ATGAGTTGCCGCGAGTTTCACTACAAAGATGGGGAATGTGTTAAGGATGTGGATAGTGCAGATATGGAGGAGGAACATGATGAGAAGTCTACATCGAGAAAAGCTCCATATAcaagaaagaaaagctcatCGAATTTGTACAGAAAAGCAAATGCTACAAATGAGAAACCGAGATTTCTCATTGCTCATACGGGCCATTCAACTCATCAGACATCTCCTGGTAGTCTGAGGAAGCAACTTCTGTCCAGGCGAACCCCATCACCATCCTCAACTGTCAGTGCTAGCCTCTGCCCCGGATATGATCAATATCAAATGGCTCTTCTCGAGGTGCCAATGCCCAGAGATTTTGGAGATGCTTCAAGCGATGATCTCAGCTCAGAATGGGACTCCGATGCACCGGATAATCGATTCCCTGTCAAGGAAATTAAG CCATCGGGATGGCGCAAATTGCGCAACATTGTCCAGTGGACGCCATTCTTCCAAACATACAAGAAGCAGAGGTATCCTTGGGTACAGCTCGCAGGACACCAAGGCAACTTCAAGGCGGGCCCTGATCAAGGAACAGTATTAAAGAAACTTTGTCCCAAGGAAGAGATGTGTTTTCAG ATTCTCATGAAAGACGTCCTGCGACCATATGTTCCGGAATACAAAGGGCAAGTAACGAGCGATGATGGTGAAT TTTACCTTCAACTACAAGATCTGCTGAGTGACTTTTACCAGCCGTGCGTGATGGACTGCAAAATTGGCGTACGAACTTATCTGGAGGAGGAGCTATCGAAAGCCAAAGAGAAGCCCAAGCTGCGGAAAGACATGTATGAGAAAATGATCCAAATTGACCCGAGTGCTCCCACGGAGGATGAGAATCGTGTCAAAGGTGTCACAAAGCCACGGTACATGGTATGGCGAGAAACGATCTCAAGTACGGCAACACTTGGCTTTAGGATAGAG GGTATCAAAAAGGCTGATGGTACGAGCTCGAAAGACTTCAAAACCACAAAGTCACGGGAACAAATTCTGCAGTCATTCAGAGACTTTGTTGAAACTTTCCCACACGCCGTG CCAAAATATATTCACCGTCTAAAAGCAATTCGAGTGACACTTGAGTGCTCAGAATTCTTCAAATCTCACGAAGTGATTGGGAGCTCACTTCTCTTTGTCCACGATCGCACACAAGCTAGCATTTGGCTGATTGATTTTGCCAAGACAATCCCTTTACCGTCCAATGTTAAAATTGATCACAACAACAAGTGGAAGGTGGGAAACCACGAGGATGGCTATCTCATTGGCATCAACAATCTCATTGACATTTTTACGGAACTTGAGGCCCACCTTGCCTCGCCGATTGCCTCTACGAGTCCTCAAACACCTTCTGTCATGTCTCTCGTGGATCGCATTCCTATCCTATCACTCTCATCGGAGAACGACAACACCAGCAATAAtaataacaacaacaacaatgaCACCATGTAG
- the LOC129797213 gene encoding inositol-trisphosphate 3-kinase B isoform X5, whose amino-acid sequence MVSPWPSGWRKLRNIVQWTPFFQTYKKQRYPWVQLAGHQGNFKAGPDQGTVLKKLCPKEEMCFQILMKDVLRPYVPEYKGQVTSDDGEFYLQLQDLLSDFYQPCVMDCKIGVRTYLEEELSKAKEKPKLRKDMYEKMIQIDPSAPTEDENRVKGVTKPRYMVWRETISSTATLGFRIEGIKKADGTSSKDFKTTKSREQILQSFRDFVETFPHAVPKYIHRLKAIRVTLECSEFFKSHEVIGSSLLFVHDRTQASIWLIDFAKTIPLPSNVKIDHNNKWKVGNHEDGYLIGINNLIDIFTELEAHLASPIASTSPQTPSVMSLVDRIPILSLSSENDNTSNNNNNNNNDTM is encoded by the exons ATGGTATCACCTTGG CCATCGGGATGGCGCAAATTGCGCAACATTGTCCAGTGGACGCCATTCTTCCAAACATACAAGAAGCAGAGGTATCCTTGGGTACAGCTCGCAGGACACCAAGGCAACTTCAAGGCGGGCCCTGATCAAGGAACAGTATTAAAGAAACTTTGTCCCAAGGAAGAGATGTGTTTTCAG ATTCTCATGAAAGACGTCCTGCGACCATATGTTCCGGAATACAAAGGGCAAGTAACGAGCGATGATGGTGAAT TTTACCTTCAACTACAAGATCTGCTGAGTGACTTTTACCAGCCGTGCGTGATGGACTGCAAAATTGGCGTACGAACTTATCTGGAGGAGGAGCTATCGAAAGCCAAAGAGAAGCCCAAGCTGCGGAAAGACATGTATGAGAAAATGATCCAAATTGACCCGAGTGCTCCCACGGAGGATGAGAATCGTGTCAAAGGTGTCACAAAGCCACGGTACATGGTATGGCGAGAAACGATCTCAAGTACGGCAACACTTGGCTTTAGGATAGAG GGTATCAAAAAGGCTGATGGTACGAGCTCGAAAGACTTCAAAACCACAAAGTCACGGGAACAAATTCTGCAGTCATTCAGAGACTTTGTTGAAACTTTCCCACACGCCGTG CCAAAATATATTCACCGTCTAAAAGCAATTCGAGTGACACTTGAGTGCTCAGAATTCTTCAAATCTCACGAAGTGATTGGGAGCTCACTTCTCTTTGTCCACGATCGCACACAAGCTAGCATTTGGCTGATTGATTTTGCCAAGACAATCCCTTTACCGTCCAATGTTAAAATTGATCACAACAACAAGTGGAAGGTGGGAAACCACGAGGATGGCTATCTCATTGGCATCAACAATCTCATTGACATTTTTACGGAACTTGAGGCCCACCTTGCCTCGCCGATTGCCTCTACGAGTCCTCAAACACCTTCTGTCATGTCTCTCGTGGATCGCATTCCTATCCTATCACTCTCATCGGAGAACGACAACACCAGCAATAAtaataacaacaacaacaatgaCACCATGTAG